The genomic stretch CTTGTTAGACATGCAGAATCTCAAGTCCCACCCGAGCCCTAGGCGCCCAGGGGATGTGTGTGCACGTGAAGCCTGGAGGGAGGAGAGCTTTGTTAGAAGTTAATGACGTTGCCATTTTATTATGTCTTATTTTAGTTAAAAAGGTAGAGCTTTTAAAAGCCTTGAGATATAACTATCTTTACCCTTCACTTTCAGCCCCCAATtagttttctgctttattttaatttttctgataaaGTGGCAATTTTTAGGAACAAGCTGAGGTTTGGAAGTGAGGCAATTCAGGTGGTTAAGGACCTGGGAGCAGGCATCTTCTTGCCCCAGCTGTTAGGTGGCGCCTCTGGCCCAGGTGGCCTCCAGGACAGCAGCTGGGGGTAGTGCTTTGGTGAGGAGCACCTGGCCGTGGGCAGCTCTTGGTGGTTCTTGAGTCAAGTATTTATAACTCAGAGTGCATCTAATTAGATTTGGGATCTGGTGCTGATTAAAGCCAACTTTAAGATTTCAACTTTGCTGTGTCAATGGCCACAGGCTAAAAACTGTGACTAGGAACTGCTGAGATAGTTGAATCATTTAATTTGGGATAATTATACCTTCCGATAAGTGATGAATTCCACGACTTAGTGCTTGTGTACAAGAAAAACACGCCTTCCTTTCTGCGAATATGTGATCTGCATAGTGTTTGAGGCTGAATCATATCTTGGAAGAAATGGTGTTGGCTTCAGGCTGTATCTTCTTCTGGTAGAAATGGCCTTGGTTTAGGAAGAGTTCGCACAAAGGCCTAATAGTCATGCAAGTTGTGTGTATGAGATCCTCTGACACCGAAACTGGGACGCCTAATCAcgagtgttttcttctttttggcaGGTTTGCGTTTCCTCACTGCCTTGTCTTGAAGACAACGATGCCAAAGAAAGTGAAGCCTGCAGGGGATGGGAAGGAAGAGGGGCCTGTTCCCTGTAAGCAGGTGAAGCTGGAGGCAGCTGGTGGGCCTTCCCCTTTGAACCTTGACAGTCCCAGTGGCCTCTTTGAAAGTTTAATCTCGCCCGTCAAGACAGAGACTTTTTTCAAGGAATTCTGGGAGCAGAAGCCCCTTCTTATCCAGAGAGATGACCCTGTGCTGGCCACATATTACCGGTCCCTGTTCAGGCTCTCAGATCTGAAGAGTCTGTGCAGCCGGGGTATGTACTATGGAAGAGACGTAAATGTCTGCCGGTGTGTCAATGGGAAGAAGAAGGTTTTAAATAAAGACGGCAAAGTGCACTTTCTTCAGCTGAGAAAAGATTTTGATCAGAAAAGGGCAACAATTCAGTTTCACCAACCTCAGAGATTTAAGGTAACAGGTTCTCCCCAGTGCAGAATCCTGGTGTGTATTAAAGTGCTACCATTTGGCCACAGATCAGCTCGGGGGTAAATCTGTTTTGATGATGATTAGGCTGCTGCCAGTTTGAGAAGAGGTAGCACCTGTTTGGTCTTCAAATGCATTACAACTTCAGTGACTCTATGTTCCCTTTTGGCTAAACTGTTAGAATCTGCAACAACTCAGGCTGGACGTGGTGAGGTGCAAAAACTAAATTATACTTCAGGTTTATAAAGTTTGTTAAAGTGACGTTACACCTCCAGGAGCATTTCCGTGGGCTGGTTTATGTTTTGACACATGGTAGACATTTCTGTTTGGCTTGTCCCTTCACTGTAACTTAAGGCATGATAGTGTCAAGGtgatcattttttccttaaagttgCCTCCCTCTACTGCCTACATCTACCTAAGTAGAGACTTCTGAGCAGTGACCAGACCACATAGGCACCAGAGGCACGTTTAAGAAAGAGACTTCACCCTTATTAACAGTAGCCCGCCTGGCACTGAGGGGCAGGGTCCTGGAACTGCTGCTGGGGGGGCATTCGCAGGTGGAGGGTAGGTTGGATTTGCAAGTCGGGAAGACTGGCTaaccttttatttattctgcGTCAGTGGTTGACATTTGAGAAATAATTTGCCTCCTCTGTGCTCAGTTTCTGTGTTTATAAAATGTAGACTTAGGATGAGCTAATCTGCTCTTAGAGGCATGAGATCTTTATGTGACAGGTGGCCCAGAACAGTTGAGGGCCCATTCTGAGTTTTAGATAAAGTTTATCCCCATTCAGAAATGCCCTTCTGTGACCCATGGCTGAATCAAAATGTCAGCTTAGGAGGAGGAGAGCAGCACGTGAAGTTCCGCACTGACCGGGTGGCTTCTGGCTGTGTGGTGGCTCCTAGGACTTTGTCATCAATTACCAGTAATGCTTCTCACGACGGAACTCAAGTTGCCCTGTTAGATCCATTAGGCCTCTCTCATCTGTTGAATGCCTTTCCCTTTCTTGTCTGCAGGATCCTGAACCTATTTGTACTCTGGATAAAGTACAAGTACTCTTAGACTTTTCAGTACAAGCACTCATTCCAAAGGAGTGAGGCAATCATGAGCAGTTGAAATGTCCTTCGAATGCCAGCCTTTGTCCCTAGCACCCAAAAGGAATTTATAAATCACTTGCAGACCAAGTCATGATGTGTATTCAGAAAATATGGACACCGAGGTACTTCCCTCTGAGCTTGTCCTTGACTCTTTACTTAGCTAGAAgcagcacttttttttaaaagagtggtTTTTAGACACCTAAGAAGTATGAATAGAAAAGATCACTGATGTTGATTATGTAATTTGTTCACAGACCAGCAGAAAGTTATTGTTTGGCATATGTGTGGTGTCCTCTGTGGCTGTCATTTTTGTGCTGTAGAATCATCTTGGGCTCTTCTCTGCTCGTCTGCTTAAGTGCTGCATGTTCCTCTTCCCCAGTTTCAAGTGGCCAAGACTGTGTTTCCTTTGCCCTGTTGACTCAGCTCTCTAGCCATGTTTATTAAAGCAGGAAGGATGAGCTTTCCCATCTCAACGCAGCCCCCGGGCTAGACTAGGATGCAtcctgttttgcttgttttttccaCCACCAGGACTTGAGAAATCTGTTAGGCCTCAGGAGCTCACCCTCTTACACTAGAAGCCGGGTTCCAAGTATTATATTGTGACCAGATttagtgttgtgtgtgtgtttactaaTGGATATGTCGGTATCAGGGTAGAGAAAGTATAGAGGCAGTTCCTCATTGGCCAGATTGAGAGAGTATCAGAGTGAACAGTCAGCCCTTTCTTTATCAGGTCACACTGTGTGCACAGTTTATTATTCTAGTTTGTCTGGAAATGAGTAAGGAGGTAACCAGAGAGTGGTGGGTTGTTCCCCATCTGCTTTGGGTAATCCGTGTATCAGGAGTCCAGATGAGTTTACCGGATATTTACATGTGTTCACTTTTGAACCCTCCAACAGACATTTGAAATAATTGGGGCAATCACTGTGGTCTCCATTTTACATGGAAAAAACGAGTTCACAGATGTGACTTTTCCATAGCTACTAAGTAAGGACTTCTGATTCCAAAATTAAAGCATTTTCCTAACCATATATCTAAAGATATTAATTGAAATGTAGTAGGGCTTTGGGCATGTTTGCTTTCACCTTTAGGTGTGAGTGTGGGCTTCCGGTCTTAGCTGTTGTGTTCAGCTGAGCCTGCAGATAGGTCAGTGGAGAGAGGAGGagcctcctctttccctttccctttcccattGTTCTGGGGTCCTCCTTGGCATCTCCAGACATAGTTGGGAGTCACGAGTCAAAGGAGACAGATTTCAGGAGCTTTGTTTGTGCCAAAGTCAGCACTGGTGAAGCTGTAACAGTTGTACACTTCTTTGCAATGTAAATAGGCTTTGAGATAAATATGCTGTTTCCCACAGTCTTAGGGTGGGAGTCTTCCTTTGCAAATAAAGAAGCTGACTTGTACCTACAACTTGGTCGGTGGTGATTTGACTCCAGATCCCTTTCTAGTGGGCCACACTGGGCAGATTGAGAAGCTAAAGGTTCTATTTCCAGGAGAGAtagaaaaattgtacaaatgATGGGGttttcagtaactttttttttttaattaatttattttattttatttttggctgtgttgggtctttgttgctgcgcgcgggctttctctagttgcggcgagcaggggctactcttcattgtggtgagcaggcttctcatcgtggtggcttctcttattgtggagcatgggctgtaggcgcacgggcttcagtagttgtggctcgcgggctctagagtgcaggctcagtagttgtggcgcacgggcttcattgctccgcggcatgtgggtcttcccggaccagggctcgaacccgtgtcccctgcattggcaggcagattcttaaccactgcgccacgagggaagcccttcagTAACTTTTCAGACGAAAAGAGACATGTACTCCTCAATTACAGACCCAGAAGCTTGAGTTGGGGGCCATAAAGTCACCCATATGGTCCTGAGACACCTCTCAGGCcatcagagacagagaaagagcaagagagaaacTGGTTCTAGTTACTGTATAAATGTAATTACAGGGCCAGGTCCTGCTGGCCCCTCCCAGGTATAAATTAGGCAGCTTGGGAGATCTCTTAACTCTCGGGAGCTATTCAGATGCCATAAAATCATCCTTCCTGTGTTGCCTGAGATGTGTAAGTAGAGAAGCTCAGTGGTCTATACTGAAGATGTCTCCCAAAGCTTTTTTCATGCTGACCCAATTCTTTCCCACTTGGCATTTTTAatactgtagttttttttgtttttttttttggtgtttttcagTCCAGTGGTAGGATTGACTCCCAAGCTGTGGTCACTGGTTTACTCAGCAGATACTTTCGATGTTTCAATGTCTCGTGTGTGGCAGGCACTGTACATGCATGTGCTTGAAGGGGCTCTGCAGTGTTCTTTGTAGGTGACTTCTTTAAGGTAGTTCCTTAGGGGGGCAATATAGAGTCATGGTTAAAGGTGTGGGCTCCGGAGCCAGGCTgcatggatttgaatcctggctccatcattCATTGGCTGTGTGTTCTCGTGCCCGTTTCCTCATTGGCATTTCCTCATTGGTAGGACCCACCCTATGAGACGGGGTGGCGGGGAGGGTTGTACAACTGAAGTAGGTAAAAGCACTtggaaacagtgcctggcacataggaagtgcCGATACCTACGTGGCCTAACTGCTGCCTCTCCTCTCTCACCTGCCTCGGGACAGTCAGGTTTCTACCTTGCAGGGATGTGTGGCTCCTCTCTAGGCCCCTCAGTTCGACTTAGGCCCTGAAGAGCTGATTAGCGACTGGAGAAAGGGAGCATTCCTCGACCCTGTTTACCCCTTCGCTGTCTTGTACCCCCTTCCTAGGTAGTCATTTCTGCTTCCATTGCTCTGAGTACCCTTTTGTGCAGGCAGTTCCCAGATGTAACCCCTAGCTCTTCGTCTTGCCAGAACTTCAGACTTAGCCAGGCAGCACATGGGGGTCTTAGCAGCTCACACTTAACACTGCTAATGTacggcttttcttttcttccccctgaATGCTTGTTCTTTAGCAGATCTTTCCCATTTCAGTGGAACTGGGAGCTGACTAACTGCCTCAGTCAAAAACCCAAGAATGTTTCTCTGATTTATTCTCCCCGCTCCCATACCCCAGCCATCAGCATGTCCCGTCAGTGCTGCTTTCTGAGCGCATCTCGACTTTTCTACTTCTCTCTCCCTTGCCCACCACCCTGGTCACTCCCAGCCTACGCTGCTGCCTTCGTAGCTTCCCCACGGCTCTCTCTTGCTTTTCTACAATCAATTCCCCACACCGCAGCCCGAGTGAGCTTTTATAAGTGTGCATTGGATCCTGTCCTTGTCCTGCTTAAGATCCTATGACtccctgttgcctgcctctccagTCTCGTCTGCTGCTGCCTCTTCTCTGTGCTGTTCTGCACGAGGACGGAAGGGTCCTGAGGACAGAGGCGCTGGCTTGGGCACCGTTGAATTCCAGGTGTCTGGAACATAATAGCTGTGTGATAAAGACTTGCTGAGCGCATAAGAACATATTCCTtgtttctaatgtatttttcacctctttcccctccatctttttttttttttttttaaaggatgagcTTTGGAGGATCCAGGAGAAGCTGGAGTGCTACTTTGGCTCGTTGGTTGGCTCGAATGTATACATAACCCCTGCGGGTTCTCAGGGCCTGCCGCCCCATTATGATGACGTAGAGGTGAGGGGGGAGGAAACTGCTCGGCTCCGGGAGGACGAGTTGCTGCCAGCCCGGGTTAGTGGGTTGTCAGGGTTCAGTTCAGCTCTCGGGCCGGGTCTCTGCCAACTCTTCCTGTGCGGGCTCTGCAGAGCTTGACCTCAGTCACCGGGATGTTGGGCCAAAATTAATCCCAACAAACTGGTTTCCTGCTCCTTCAGAAAGGGGAGATTGTTTATTTACTAATATAAAGAGCCACACATTCCTCCGAAATAGgtgttttttgaattttctacagAAAAGTGTGATtggctttttctttaatattataatGTATGGTCTTTAATAAGGTGAGGTCTTAAGTAATTCTTACATCTgctttcttttgtcctttttctgtAGCTaccaaaagtatatattttttccatttgtgaaGATCTTGGGGCAGCTTGAATGAAGGTCATGGTTTCACTTAAGCGCTGGCGCCTTGACAAGTGTTGATTTCATTCTCATGTGGCTGCCAAAAAGAGTTAACCCTTTGGCTTAGgtatttcatagttttatttttgtaccAAGACAATGTGTGAACACAGAGTTATTAGTAAAaaacctctttttttccccctcctttgaGAGCAATTTGATATCAATACtgtttccaaaaaaattaaaaaaaaatatttctaatagggcttccctggtggcacagtggttaagaatccacctgccaatgtaggggacaagggtttgagccctggtctgggaagatcccacatgccgcggagcagctaagcccgcgagccacaactactgagcccacgtgccgcaactactgagcccacgtgctgcaactactgaaccccacaCACCTattgcctgtgctccgcaacaggagaagccaccgcaataagcctgcgcaccacaacgaagagtggccccagcttgctgcaactagagaaagctcgcgtgcagcagtgaagacccaacgcagccaaaaataaataaataaaataaataaatttaaaaatatatatttctaacagaactttaaaatatctttggttgaatgaagaataaaaaaacttGACATTTTCCTATGTGCCAAGGATTGTATTCAGGATTTTAGACACTCAGTAATATCCGAAGCTTGGCTTTTCCGTCAGAGATTATGGGCTTTCAGCTGCCTGATGGAAgatttaaaagaatgagatagTGGGATAGATACTGGACTATAAAGAACTCAGCGAGGCTTTCATGAAAGTGAAAAGAATGACTAGCCCTCCAGTGTCAGACTTCACGATTACctgtttttaaaagtgaataCCAGTAGTGGCAACTTTAAGTGTATAGTGAAatgtatctgttttcttttatttttatttttttatctgaaatttgTGATTCATCTAAGCCCTGAGAGGGCTAACACTCTAGAAGCACTTTGCCTCATGAGTTGTCTGGAGGCTCTCTGACACTCCGGGGTCCTGTGCTTCCTGTAGGTTTTCATCCTGCAGCTGGAGGGAGAGAAACACTGGCGCCTGTACCACCCGACGGTGCCCCTGGCGCGGGAGTATAGCTTGGAGGCTGAGGACAGGATCGGGAGGCCAGCACACGAGTTCACATTGAAGGTACGGGCCTGCTTTCGTGGGTGCCTTTCCTGACACAGGTTTGGTTTGAGGTTTGTGTAATGGTCCCCGGCAAACGTACCCAAGAGGCTGGGGGCAAGTGGCTCTCATTCCAGCTAGCCAGcacagggtggggcgggggggcttCTTAAAGGACATTTGGTAGTTTTTAGCTGCGGAAGTGAGCTGAGGAAATGTTAAGTTCATTTTCCAAATCACCTGTCTCCAACTATAATCCAAGTGCAACAGGAATGAATTATGAATTCAGTAACCACTGACTTCTCTAGAGCAAAAGTGGAAGGCATGGCCAGTGGTCACCGCTGGGTCGTAGGCTGCTTGAGCAGAGCACGGCCAGGGACCCAGtagttttttttggtaaaattccAGTCTGACCCCTTTTCCTCCTGATTGTGCAGTAGACTCTCTGCGCTCCCTTCCCCCTGCATATAGTACCCAGAAGAATAGTCAGCACGAAAGCCCTTGAGGAGGCTTTCCCCAGGAAGCCAGGTGGCTCGAGCATGTGCTGGTTCGCTGGCATCTTGCTGCTGAGAAAGTGTGTCTTTGAGCAGTTAGCTGGATGGGATCATAGCCAATCCCCAGCAGGTGGGGTTGTTGAGGAAAAAATCTTGGATAAGAATAGCTGCATAATTAAATTTTATACCTTTTCCtacaaaacttaaaatttaatttccttcagtGGTAATAAGAAAATAGGTAATTTAAACCATACCGAAGATTCTAACCAAACTTGCATATGGttattgtttttgtatttcttgtGTCTTGACGTTATGCCTAGTATCTAATTCCTACTCAGGGCCTCATAGCTCTTTCTTGATTTTAAGATCTTTGCCTGCCTGCCATAACTGGGAGAAACAATCTCCCTTTTTAGGATGGGTGCCTGTGTTATAGGGGACTTGAATAAATACAACAATAAAGGTAccgttcttcatttttttttttttatgctcttGGTCAGcaatcagcaaactatggcccatagGCCAGAAGTCTGGCCTGCTGCCCGATTTTCTATATAAAGTTTATGgaaacacagccacactcattccTTATGTACTGTCTAGGGCAGAGTCAGCTAGTTGCCACAGGGACCATGTGGCTCACAAACCACAGATATTTACTGTCCGGCCCTTTACAGAGAGAGTTTGCCAGCCCTGCTCttggctgattatttttaagccaAAGACTAAGCTGTCCATGGTCTCTGAGGCCAGGGCTGAGTTACCCAGACTGACATCTGGCTACTTGCCCTGCCCGAGTGGGTCGGGCTTCATGGTGGTCATAGAGGGCATGGGACTTGCAGGAGACGGAGCATTGCACGCTGCTCATGCCCATCCTGGTCCCAGCTCACTATGAGAAGCCCTGAGTCTCCTGGAAGGAGAAAGACAGCATTGTGTCCTGTGGGGATTTTCAAGTTGTATGTCTATTGAGTTTTTAATCAGTGGAATTCTTCAAATGAAATCTTGCATAAATGCCCAGTGTGTGAAATCGAAGATCTGAGTCGctctgggtgggggtgggcttgGGGGCTACGATGAGCGGTCTGGAGCCCTCCTCACCCCTCTTCCTTCCTACCCAAGTGGCAGCCTGACTTGTACGTCTGCCAAACCTGAGGTCTTGGGGTGAAGACCACCCCTATAATGGATAGACATCTCTGTGGCTTGGGGATCTGacaaacctgggtttgaattcagcTGCTGTCACTTAACGAGCTgcatgtccttgggcaagttattgatctctgtctcagtttcttctttgttaAAATGGAGATCATAATGTTTATCTTGTAGGttgtaaagatttaaaaatattactttgatGCTGCCTTTACAGTGAAATTCCATGGAAGTGATGGCTATATGTCAGTGTATTGCTGCCTATCAAATTAGCACAAACTCtatggcttgaaacaacacaaatttattatcttgtaGTTCTGCAGTTCAGAGGTCCAAAAGGGGTTTCACgtggctgaaatcaaggtgtcaatagGACTGTGTTCGTtccggaggctctaggggaaaatttGTGTCCTTGCCCTTTACAGCTTCTGGAGGCTGCTCACATCTCTTGGCTCACGGCCCCTCCCTCCGACATCAAAGCCAGCAACATGGAGCTTGGTCTTTCTCATGCTGCCCtctctctggttctctcttcCAATAccctcttccacttttttttttttttttttttttgtacgcgggactctcactgtcgtggcctctcccgttgcggagcacaggctccggacgcgcaggctcagcggctatggctcacgggcccagccgctccgcagcatgtgggatcttcctggaccgggacacgaacccacgtccccctgcatcggcaggcggactctcaaccactgcgccaccagggaagccctaccctcttccacttttaagtatccttgtgattacattgggcctgcctggataatccagaataatcccCCGTCAGCAGCCTTAATTCCCCTTGTCCGTGTAACCTAAGTATTCACAGATGCCAGGTATTAGGGTGTAGACATTTTTGGAGACCCTGCTATAATGGCCTGTCTTCATTTCCTCGACTCTCCCACTGTTGGGCACCTTTCTAGCAGGGTTTCTTCCTCATTGTTCCTCTAGAAATATTCTCAAGGGTGCCTCCACGTTGTCAGGTACAGCGGTCAACTCCTAGTCCCCTCTTAGTCTGCCTGTCGTCAGCATTTGACACAGTGGGTCACTTCCACCCTGTCCACTGGCTTCCGGCATGCAACCTTCTCTTGGTTCTCTCTCCACCTTCCTGACTGTCCTATTCATTCTCCTTCGCTGTTTTGTCCTCAGTCTTCCTACTTCTCTAATTTGGGGTACAGGGCTCATTTCCTGGACTTCTTTGATCAGTCAGGATCCCCTCCCAAGGTTTCAAATACCCTCTACACTGATGtattttaaatgctgttttaGATCTCTAGCCCACATCTCTAAACTCTAGACTCATAATCCAGCTGCCCACTTAATGTCTTCCCTGGAAATGTAAAAGATACCACAAATTTAATATTCCCCAACCCAAAATCCCATGTCCTACCCTGTCCCCAACCTCCTTCTCCCTGCAGATGTGTCACTCTTCTTCTACTTGTTTGGGGCAAAATCCTTGGACATAGATTTATACAGAAGCCTCCTACCTAGTGTCCCCTTTGCAGACGTTTCTGACATAACAACCATGATGATCCTTTTGTGATCCCTGAACCCTTTGCCCAGACCTCTACTGTCTTTCCGTTAAAcccagaataaaagccaaagtcctttttttaaaaaataaccaatgCTTTATTACTTAAATGGAAAATTGATAGCATAGTAAGTTTTAATGATCTAATTAAtggaaaattataataaaatttctttaaaatatttttcaacatcCTAGTGTACCACCATATTCATTACCATTGTGTATATTTTCAAAGGCATTAATACCAATGGAATaattaaagacaatgaaaatggAACTCATTTATACCCAATCCTCCTTTTCTCAAGGCTTTATGCTGCTTGCTGGTTTATGTAGCCTTTGGATTGAagccagaaatattttttttcttggttaaaaaAATTAGCTTTTCTAGTTCTTTCAGAATAAACAGAAACAGGACAGTGGTATGTCAAATGGCTAATTGTCTTATCATTATAAAAAAGCCGAAGTCCTTAAAATGGTCTAGAAGGCCCTGTAACCTGGCCCCTCTGCTGCCTGCTCACTGCACCTCCCATCACTCCCACCCTCACTCACTACCTTCCTGACACACTGGCCTAACAGATGCCCCTCAACCTGCCAGGCACGTTCcaacctcaggacctttgcacttgctcttccctcctcctggaaTCCTTTCTCCCCAGGTCGTTGCATGGCTGGCTTGCTCGTTTCCTGAAGTCTCTACTGAAATGTCACCTTAGCAGAGTCAGGTTTAATGGACCATCCTGGGTCAAATAGCCCCTCTAATCCCAGacaccccccgccaccccccactTCCATCAACAtcattcctctcctcctccttctgctttttttgtcttctttgcatTCGCCATCACTTGACATTACTTATTTGCTGCTTTATTTTATCCTTCTTGCCCCACTAGAATGTCTTCATTGTCTAGTGTACCTTCTCCCTTCtcaaatgtttttctcttctggaatGTGCTCCATCAGGGCAGGTCTTTGTTTCGTTCAGTGCTCTCTCCCCCGGTGCCTAGCACAGGTCCCTGGCgtgggtggtgggcagggaaggGTTAATCAGGTGTTTGtgggatggataaatgaatggatggatgaagtaTGTACGTGAGGGCCTCAGTCACAGGGCTGGCCCACAGACTCTCACAAATGATACCTGTAATTATGAGTAATGCATTTGTTTACTGGAAGTACTAGTTTCCCTGTCAGATTGGTGTTATCCAGGGCAAGATAGCTCTTATGAGTACATATATAATTACTTATGTATGTACTTAACATTAAAAAGAGAAGTTTTTTTAATCTGATATTTCTTGAGCTCTTTCTCCAgggcccatgctcttaaccagtGAGACAAGGCTTCGCAGGGCTGCAGAGAGCAGATAAGCGACTCCCAAGATTCCCTCTCCTCTGCTCAGGCAACTGCTGTATACAGAATGTTCTTCTGGTTGGGATTAGGGAGGAGGAAGCTCCAGGGCAGTAgtgatttggggaaaatatttctGTTCCGTGGCTTGGGAAAGAAATAGGACAGGGTGGAGGAGGCTCACCTGCCCGAGAAGGGACTGATCTTTAGTTACGTATCGTGTTTAGGTTCAAATGAAGGGTCACAGGGTTTTTCATCCATTCTTCCAGACATCTTTTGAGCCTCTGGTGTGTGCTGAATGCTTAGGTGGTTTAGGCCCTGGGGATACAAGATGGATCTGGACCCTGCTTGGAAGAGCTCACAGACTCTCAGGGACTGGCAGGTACAATAAGAATCATAATACAGCCACAGCCACTTGCCCAGCATTGCTCCAGGAGCTTTCTGTTTCTGGCCGTGCCTCGcgtgcgtcatgtgggatcttaattccccgaccagggatcaaacccacggcccctgcattggaagtgcagagtcttaaccactggaccgccagggaaggcaGCTCCAAGAACTCTtttcctttaatcctcaaaataattctGTGAGATTTGGGGCGATGGcttccattttacacataaaggaactgaggcctcgggaggttaagtaatttgctggGGCCAGCAGCCAGGGAGTGTAGCCTCTGTATGGCTCTAAAGCTCCTATCCTCACTGCCCCCTTTGACGGGTGTGGAGGGCGGGAGCAGGCTTCCCAGGCACGGGCTGTCACCTTGATCCCAGGGTGGCTTCAGGTGTATCTGGTCTCAGCTTATGAATAAAGAAAGTGACTTCAGGCTCTGGAAGCCTCTCCAGGATTGGGGTTCATGGTGACAGGTTCACAGACACAGCAGAGCTAGACGGGTGGATACCACAGAGAACGGCATGCAGACCACTGCTCGAATCACCACATAGAGGTTTCTAGAATGCAGAACTGAAACAGCCTTTCTAGAAGAACAAGAAGATATCCTCCCTACTAACtccttccccccttttttttttcctttagccaGGAGACTTGCTGTACTTTCCCAGAGGGACCGTTCATCAGGCGGACACTCCCTCAGGGCTGGCCCACTCCACGCACGTGACCATCAGCACCTACCAGAGCAGGTGAGCACTCACCTGCAGCCTCGCGTCCCCGACAGCTCCGAGCTGTGGCCACAGCGGCGTGTTCAGGAGACGTGAGGGAGTTAGCTGCTTCTCTCCTCCTTACCCGGCCCCAGGGTTTCCGGCTGACTTCCTGTTCCTTCAGCGTCC from Pseudorca crassidens isolate mPseCra1 chromosome 5, mPseCra1.hap1, whole genome shotgun sequence encodes the following:
- the RIOX2 gene encoding ribosomal oxygenase 2 isoform X5; translation: MPKKVKPAGDGKEEGPVPCKQVKLEAAGGPSPLNLDSPSGLFESLISPVKTETFFKEFWEQKPLLIQRDDPVLATYYRSLFRLSDLKSLCSRGMYYGRDVNVCRCVNGKKKVLNKDGKVHFLQLRKDFDQKRATIQFHQPQRFKVFILQLEGEKHWRLYHPTVPLAREYSLEAEDRIGRPAHEFTLKPGDLLYFPRGTVHQADTPSGLAHSTHVTISTYQSSSWGDFLLDTISGLVFDTAKADVELRAGIPRQLLLQVETTAVATRKLSGFLRMLADRLEGTRELLSADMKKDFAMNRLPPYYVGDGAELSTPGGRLPGLDSTVRLQFRDHVVLTVGPDQDPSDETREKMVYIYHSLKNRRDTHMMGNEETESHGLRFPLSHIDALKQIWNSSAISVKDLKLTTDEEKQSLVLALWTECLIQVV